The DNA region AAGGGCCTCGGCCTCGCCGAGATTCAGGGCGGGCGCTGCACCGGCTGCAACGTGAACCTCCCGGTCAACGTCCAGCAGCGCGCGGCGCAGGGCAAGTTGCCCCCCGTGAAGTGCCCGTCGTGCGGGCGGTTCCTGATCAAGCTGGGTTGAGGCGACGAGGGGGAAGGGGCGCTGGCCGCCTTGGCAGTTCCCCACGTGCTGAGAGGAGGGTCGGAGGCAGGCATCCGGACCTCATCCGGGGTCGGTCCCCTTTCTGCGGGAATTCCCCTTGCAGGCACGGCCCGGGAGTGGTGTGCTGAGGTGGCCTCGGATGCGCGTCGCACTATCTCACCCCAGGGTGCGCTATCTGGTACACCAAATCGAGTACAGGTACAAGACATTGTACCCTCCGCCTGATGGTGGTACAGTCAACCATCTGTGAGCGGCCCCTCTGACCGGGCCACCTCGTCCGCCCCGCACCGCCCCTTCCCGGGGAGGTGAGGTCTTCTGCTGTCCCTTTTCCCGAGGAGCCCTGCCCATGACCACCGCGCCCGACCGCAGCCTCAGCAACTTCGACGAGAACGCCCATCACATCGCCAAGCGGCAGTACCTCCAGGCGGGGGACGGCGACCTGGGCGGCATGTTCCGCCGCATCGCCGACTGGGTGGCGGGGGCGGAGGTGCCCGAGGCGCGGCTCGCGTGGGCGCAGAAGTACTACGACCTGATGGCCGAGAAGAAGTTCTGCCCCGGCGGGCGCGTGCTGGCGGGGGCTGGGACGCAACACGGGAACGTTCTCAACTGCTTTGTGCAAGGTAGTACAGAACATAATCCTGAGAGCTTCGACGGCGTCATGGAAGTCGCCAAGAAGCTCGCCCTGGTGACCAAGGTGGGCGGCGGCAACGGGGTCAACCTCGACGTGTACACGCCCCGCGCCGCCTCCAGCCGCCCCGACGCGGGCGTGCGCGGCTGGGCCTATATGAGCGCCACCCACCCCGACGTGGGCGACTTCATCGAGGGGCTGATGCGGCCCCCCACCCAGCCCGACGGGGAGAAGCAGCCCGTCGCGGTGCGGAACTGGACCCGGGTAGTGTATGGCCACGCCATCCCCGCCGAACTTGTCGCCAGCGCCCGCTTGAATGGAGTGCAGATCGTCCGCGCGCTCCCCGAGGGCGTGCAGGCCGTCGCCGACGACATGGGCGGCATCATCGACGCGGCCCGGGCAGTCGCCGAGAGCGCCAAGGTGGGCGTCGAGCCCCGCATCGACCTCTCCGAGATGCGGCCGGAGGGGGCGCCCATCAAGGGCTCGGGCGGCACGAGCAGCGGTCCGGTCTCCTTCCTGATGGAGATTTTCGACAACTTCCTGGAGTGGGCCAACCGGGGCGGGGAGACGAGCGGGCCGATCAATACGCTGCGGTTCGTGTATGCGCCGGTGCTGCGTGTTGTGAGGCAGGGAGGCTGTCTGCACCCCGATACCCTCGTGCACACCAGCCGGGGTACCTTGCGACTGCGTGAACTCGTGGACGCGCGGAGCTTCGGGCACCAGGGGCACGCGCTGGAGGTCGCCACCGACGAGGGTTGGCGACACAGCCCGGAAGGGTTCAACAACGGGTTGGCGGACACGCTTCGGGTTGGGTTGGAAAACGGGCTAACCCTCCAGGGCACGCCCAACCACAAGCTCAAGGTGCTGCGGGAGGACGGCTCGCACGAGTGGGTGCGCTTCGACGAACTCCAGTCCGGCGACTGGGCGATTCAGGTGCTCGACGGGCACACCGGCACGCCCGCCCTGCTCGAACCGCTGCCGGAGCTGCACTTCAACACCAAGTGCATCCGCACGCCCGAAACGCTGACCGAAGACCTCGCCTTCTGGCTCGGCTACCTGTGGGGCGACGGCTTCGTGAGCGGCAACCGCGTGGGCTTCGCCGTCGCGCACGGCTCCCCGATGATGGAAGAGACCCCGCGCCTCTTCCGCGACCTCTTCGGGCTGGAACTGCGGCAGGAGCAAAAGGAGGACGACCGCAGCGTCGTCTTCGTCACGCGCTCGGCGGCGCTGGTGGCGTGGCTGGAACGCAATGACCTGTTGAAGGGCAAGGCCCTCACGTTGGAGGTGCCGCGCCCCGTTCGCCAGGCGCCCCGCCCCGTCCTCGGCGCGTTCCTGCGCGGCTTGTTCGAGGCCGACGGTACGCTGCTGCACGGCTACCCGCAACTCTCCGCCGCCTCACGCCAATTGGCCGAGGACGTGGTGGTGCTGCTGGGCGGCCTGGGCATCCCGGCCAAGCTCACCCGGTACGAGGCCCTGCCGAACCGCTACTCCAAGCGCGAGCACTACCGCCTCAACGTCGTCAGCGGCAAGGGCCTGGAGCGGTACGTCGAGCGTGTGGGCTGGCTGCTCGGCTCGCGCTTCGAGGCATTGGGGTCCTTCCAACCTGACCCAGCCCGCGAGTCCGCGTGGCCCTTGCCCCACGCGTCCGGTCTGCTGGCGGGCGTGCACGGCAGCCTCCCCGCCGGGCGCAAGGGCAGCCCCTCGGCTTACACCGGGACGCGCAAGACCCTCTCGCGGTACATCCGGGGCGAGCGTGGCTTGACCGCCAGCGGCTACGCGGCCCTCGCCCTGAACCCGCAGATCGCCAATGCTCTGCCCGCCTTCGACCATGACGAGTATTACGTCCGCGTTCAGGGCGTGACGCCGGGCGAGCGCATCCTGACCCTCGACATCTCGGTGGAGGAGAACCACACGTATCTGGCGAACGGGATGGTCAGCCACAACACGAGGCGCGGCGCTGGGATGGCGACTATCTCCATCGAGCACCCCGATGTGCTCGACTTCCTGACCGCCAAGGACCTCGACCGCGAGGCCGCCGAGGGCGACATCTCCACCTTCAACATCTCCATCCTGGTCACCGAGAAGTTCTGGCAGACGCTGGAGCGCGACGGGCTGTGGCACGTGGACGTGCAGGAGGTGCCCGGCAAGTACTACCTGGAGCCCCAGGCAGGCATGTACAACGGACACCTCCCCACCCTGCCCGAGCGGGCCGAGGACGGGGCTCGCGGGGTGCCGCTGTACCGCGCCGCGCCGCAGGGTCGCTACAATCCCGCCGACAAGCGGCCTGGGCTTCCGGCGAAGTGGCTGTGGGACCAGATCGCGCAGCACGCCTGGGCGACGGGCGAGCCGGGGCTGATCTTCGTGGACCGGGTGAACGAGTACTCGGCGTTGAAGGGGCTGGGGAAGCGGTACGAGATTCGGTCGACAAACCCCTGCGTGACCGGGGATACGCTCGTCGCGGTGGCAGATGGGCGAGGCGCGGTGAGCTTCCGTGAGCTGACCGAGGCGGGCGTGGACGTGCCCGTATACACGAAGGATGGGCGGGGCGATGTCGTGGTGCGCTGGATGCGTAACCCGCGCGTGACCGGGTATGACCAGCCCATCTATGAGGTGACTTTCGACGATGGGTTGAAAGTCCGGGTGACGAGAAACCACCGGTTCAACCTGACGGACGGCACGGCCCGGGAGGCGCTGGCGCTCCGGCCGGGGGATTCGGTAGCGTCGCTGACGCAGTTTCATGCCAAGTTCGACGAAGTGCTGCCGCACATGACGAAGACCCGGAGCCAGGACTACGTGTGGCTCACCAGCGGTAAGGGGAAGCCGAAGGGCGAGCACCGGCTGATCGCCGCCTTCTCGCTTGGTCGCGCCCTGAAGACGGGCGAGGTCGTGCATCACCGCGATTACGATGCCCAGAACAACCATCCGGGCAACCTGGAAGTCATGACCGTGGAGGCGCACGACGACCTGCACCGCACCGATATGCTCGGTGACAACAACCCCATGCGCGAGCGGTGGTGGGGTCAGCTCACAGACGCGGAAAAGGACGCCTACCGCAGCCGCATGAGTGTCTCCACCTCTGGCGAGCGCAATGGCCGCCACTCGGGGCTGAGTCATACCGAGCTGGAGGAGGCCGCCCGCGAACTCGCCCGAAGCCTGGGCCGGGGGTTCACGAACCGCGAGTGGCAGACCCACGCCAAGGAGCGCGGCCTTCCCCAGAGCTTCTCGGATCACCGCGAGGCGGAACTGGGGAGCGTGAATGCTCTCTCCGAGCGGGTGGCTAACGATCTGGGTCTCCCAGTGCTGCCTCGCGGTGTGGGGCAGTCTCGTCAGATCGTCCACAACTTCGACCTCTACCAATCGGCACTTGACTCTGGCTATGTGGCTGTGCGCCATGAGGGCAACTTCTATCCCATCGTCACGCGCGCCTGTGAAGACTGCAGAACCCATTACGAGCAGCCCTGGAGTCGCCGCGAGGTGAGCTACTGCCGTCCCTGCGGCCTGAAGCGTGCCTCCGCTGCTGGACGGGAAGGAGCGCGGGCCACGATGGGGCGGGTCAGCGAGAACACCAGCGAGCGCCAGGTGCGGGCCTTCAACGACCTGAAGTTCCGTCTAGGCCGTCGTCCTTTCAAGACGGAGTGGGAGGCGCATTGCCGTGAGGTAGGAGTGCCCGTGCGGCTCCATCCGGGCGGCTTGCCGACTTACGCCGCTCTTACCGAACGCGCCAGCATGGCAAATCACCGTGTCGTGACGGTGGAGTACGTGGGGCGGGAGGACGTATACAACGGCACGGTGGACGAGTTCCACAACTACTACATCGGGCACCACACTGTATCTGCCGAAGGCGAAAAACCTCGCTTCAGTTACGTAAATACCCGGCAATGTGGTGAGATCCCACTCACAATTGGAGAACCGTGTGATTTGGGTGCTATCAACCTCGCCGCCTACGTGAAGGGCAGCACCTTCGACTACGCCGCCTTCCGCGCCGACGTTCGCACCTGTGTCCGTTTCCTCGACGACGTGCTCGACGTGAACGTCTTCGCGCTGGAGGACAACCGGGTGGCGAGCCAGGACCTGCGCCGCCTCGGCCTGGGCGTGATGGGCCTCGCCGATGCCCTCATCAAGATGGGGCTGCGCTACGACAACGAGGCGGGGAGAGAGGCGATCTACGAGATCATGTCTGCCCTTCGGGAAGAGGCTGTGGCCGAGAGCGAGCGGCTGGGTCAGGAGCGCGGCGTGTACCCGGTGTACGGGCGCAACGCGAAGAAGATTCCGCACGGGCCGCGCCGCAATGTCGCCGTACTGACCGTGGCGCCGACGGGCACGACCTCCATGCTCATGGGCGTGTCCAGCGGCATCGAGCCTGTCTTCAGCCCCTTCATCTGGCGCAAGATCGGTTCGGAGTACCGGGCACTCCTCGCCCCCCTCTTCGTGGAGCTGCTGAATCAGTACCCCGCGCCCGCCGGGCTGGAGAAGGACGGCGGCTGGGATTGGGACAAGGTGACGGAGGCGATCAGCGAGAACCACGGCTCGGTGGTGGGCCTGGCCTTTATCCCCGAGGCGCTGCAACAGGTCTTCGTGTGCGCCCACGACATCAAGCCGGAAGATCACGTGCGGATGCAGGGCACCGTGCAGCGGGCCTTCGACGACGGCGGGCAGCACGCCGCGAACAGTTTGTCCAAGACAATCAACCTGCCTCACGAAGCCACCGTGGAGGACGTGCAGGATGCCTACAGCGAGGCCTACCGCACCGGCTGCAAGGGTATCACCGTCTACCGCGACGGCTCACGCCAGTTCCAGGTGCTCTCCACCAGCAAGAAGAAGGAGAAGAAGGCCGAGGAGACGCCCGCCGAGGCGGTGGCCGAGGTCATGGGCGAGAAGACGGGGGAGGTCGTGACCCAGCCCGAGGTCCAGAGCGTCCCCGCTCCGGTCGCCCCTGCCGCTGGGCCCGTCCAGCCCGCCGCCCGCCCCGCCGCTCCCAGCGCCCCGGTCTACGAGCGTCCCGCCCGCCTTCAGGGCATCACCGACATGGTGAAGCTCACCGACCCGACGAGCGGGCACCGGCGCTCCTTCCTCGTCACTGTCAACCACCTCGGGGGCAAGCCGGTTGAGGTCATGGTCATCTCCGGGCGCGCGGGCGACGAGGCGAACGCCGACTCCGAGGCGCTGGGGCGTGTGGTCAGCATCGCGTTGCAGTACGGCGTGCCCGCCTCGGCCCTCGTCAAGACCCTGCGCGGCATCAACGGCGGGCTGTACGGCAGCTACAACGGTCGTCTGGTGGGCTCCAAGGCCGACCTGATCGCCGTCGCCCTGGAGACCTTCCAGAAGGACATGGACGCCGCCAGCCTCCCGCCCCTCGCCGGGGCCAGCGTGGACGCGCCCGCCCTCGCCCCCGCTGCTCCGAGCGGCGTCAGCGTGGAGGGCCTGAGCCGCGAACGCTGCCCGGTGTGCGAGGAACGGGCGGTGATCCGGGAAGAAGGGTGCCTGAAGTGCCAGGCGTGCGGGTATAGCAAGTGCGGATAGAGGATTATGGTTACTATTGGAGTTTATGGTGTTACCTCGATCTGAACTTACATCTGTAAATTCTTTCAGTGTAACCAATATATATCTTTTGGGCTACAGAATATTGAAGATTTTTTCTTAACACAAACATCTTTGGAAGATTATCAGAATCTATTGGATTCAATTTCTCTTGAGACGCTTGGAGGTGATGTATCTTCCCTACTTGTACGCGATCCGAGTGCAAAATATACGCAGGACGTGTCTATGCTGTACAAATTTGCTGGTTACTTACAAGACTCTCCTGAATATACCAACGTAAGACTGGTTCGGGAGAGGTCTCCGATAGGTCTACCTTGGACGTTGAGGTACACCCACGTTAAGTATCGAACCGACGTTGTTTTCGATGGAGTAATGTTTGTATCAAGGCGTCTTGCTGCGGTGGGCGAAATGCCAGTAGAAGCATATTTGCAGTATGCCGAGCATGGAGGATCAATTCACCATAATTCAGTGGAGTTCCCAAATCTAAACGATACTGACTTTTCCTTGTTAGAGTTGAGATGTTCCGCTAGAACAGATTGGAAATATTGCACTCAGTCAGCTGATCTGTCGGCTTTAGTCAAAGTCTTAAAGCCAAACTTTCAGCAGCATGAACTGGTGTTGAGAAAAAATATTGTTGACCACCGTGTAATACGAGTCGTTCAACCTACAGGAGAAGGTTCCTCTGGGGAAGAGTTTGAGGTATACGTCGGCGCAGTTGATCAAGTCGAGGATTCAAACTCGCACCAGTCAGAGCTGCTCAGGTCGTTGAGTCAAATACAGGAGTCCGTTCAGGGCAGCAGTAGAAGAATTTCGAGAGAGTTGCGCAAAATAACATACTTGCCTGCGCCCTTGCCTGTTTTTAAGGACCTTGGAATCCTGAAGCCAAGTAGTTGGAAGGGAACTCTACATCATTGGTCTCTACTTCATAGGAATCTGGAGTTATCAATCAAGTTAGATCAAACTTCTCGACTTACTCATCAAATGTTAGACTGTTATATAAGAATAGGAAAAAACAACGCATCCTATAGGACTCTACAATCACCATTTCGTTTGATCGATGTTTCTGTTAAGTTTGGTAGATACTCGACTATACCCTCTCTTCCGTTTGAAATTGATGATGGAGCGCAAGTGAGGGTCTACCTACCAAAAGAAGATAATTTTGGTATTGGCAAATTGTCAGAGGACATTTCGAGATATAACAATGACCTAATAACATACAATAAAGAAACTTTAGAGATCATAAAGAATCTGACGGTAACCGCACAATCTGTGGTTACCACAGTAGGATTGGCTGTTGCAATTATAGCCCTATTGGTGTCGGCGGTCATATCTGTACTGGCCGCCCTCATCCCCCTAATCTTCGGTTGAAGATAAAACTTTTATCTCAAATACTCGTAACCGCGAATAGGGGTTGACAGGGTGGGGGGAGAAATGGCAAAGGGACGGTGCTCATGTGCCGTCCCGACCTCAGTCTACTCCCCATTCCCGACGCCCTGCGACGCCTGACGGTCTGGCTGACCCCCCAGATGCCATCCAAGCTGGTCCACCCCCACGAGAAGATCAGTGACGCCGAATTGGTGGCGGTGGCCCTATTGCAGCGGATTCACAAAGCACCCTACTTCAGGGGCTGGTGGAGGATGCTCAAACTCAACCACTGTCCCCATTACCCTTCGGAGGTCCAGGCCCGTACCCGGCTGGAACGCTTGACCCCTGTGATCGAGGGCGCGAGTGTCGAAGTCCAGGCACTGGACTTCGTGGCCGTGGACTCCGAACCCCTCCCAGTCTGCACCTTCAAGCGCGCTCCCCGTTGCAAGTTCAAGGGGGCACGACACGGCTTCAGTACCTCCGGCCCGGTGTATGGGTTCAAGCTGCATGCCTGGACGACCCTGAATGGCAAAATCGCCCAGTACGTGCTCCGGCCCGCCAACGAGCATGACTTCACCGTCGGGTGCGTGATGAACCGCGACTGGCCCACCTTCGGTGGGCCGAAGCAGATTGGGGACAAAGGCTATCAGTCCGGCACGTACCTGACGCCACCCAAAAGCAATGCCAAGCGTCCTGACCCTCGTTGGAAAGACGAATATGCGGCTGCCCGCAAGATCATCGAGTCGGCGTTCTCGGTGCTGGTGGGTTCCGGCTTGCGGTGGGGGCAGGTCAAGACGATGGCGAGCTTGCGGCTCAAGGTCGCCCTCCTCGTCCTCGCCCACAACCTCAAGTTCTTTGACCTCCCCGCCTAATCACACTTGGCGCTCCGAGTCAATCCCTATTCGCGGTTCGTAAATTGTGAGTCCGGGCGGCCGCAGGTGACCTTCCGAATGGTAGGCATCATCCCCTGAAATTTTACACCTATCGTATCTCCCGCCCGGACCCTTCCCCCCGTTTTGCCCCCTCAATCCTGACTCGTGATGAACGGCAGGTTGTGGTCGAATTGGGCGCGGTCGAGGCCGTAGCCGTAGACGAAGGCGTCGGGGATGGTGAAGCCCAGGTACTCGACGGGCACCTCGACCTTGCGGCTGGTGGGGCTGGAACTGCCCTCGCGCCGGGTGGGGAAGACCTTCACGCTGAACCCAGACGGGCCGCCGACCAGAAGAAGCACGTGAAAGGCGGGCTTCCCGACTTCATTCCTCTGGACGGAGATCAGCGCCGAGGACGCCCAGATGTGCGTCGAAGGTCAGGACCTGGGCCCCGTCGCTCCGGCTCATGGCGGCGAGCAGCGCGTCGGTCAGGGTGGCCCTGAGGTCGCCGTGTTCCTCCAGCAGGTCGAGGGCGGCGGC from Deinococcus aetherius includes:
- a CDS encoding LAGLIDADG family homing endonuclease; the encoded protein is MTTAPDRSLSNFDENAHHIAKRQYLQAGDGDLGGMFRRIADWVAGAEVPEARLAWAQKYYDLMAEKKFCPGGRVLAGAGTQHGNVLNCFVQGSTEHNPESFDGVMEVAKKLALVTKVGGGNGVNLDVYTPRAASSRPDAGVRGWAYMSATHPDVGDFIEGLMRPPTQPDGEKQPVAVRNWTRVVYGHAIPAELVASARLNGVQIVRALPEGVQAVADDMGGIIDAARAVAESAKVGVEPRIDLSEMRPEGAPIKGSGGTSSGPVSFLMEIFDNFLEWANRGGETSGPINTLRFVYAPVLRVVRQGGCLHPDTLVHTSRGTLRLRELVDARSFGHQGHALEVATDEGWRHSPEGFNNGLADTLRVGLENGLTLQGTPNHKLKVLREDGSHEWVRFDELQSGDWAIQVLDGHTGTPALLEPLPELHFNTKCIRTPETLTEDLAFWLGYLWGDGFVSGNRVGFAVAHGSPMMEETPRLFRDLFGLELRQEQKEDDRSVVFVTRSAALVAWLERNDLLKGKALTLEVPRPVRQAPRPVLGAFLRGLFEADGTLLHGYPQLSAASRQLAEDVVVLLGGLGIPAKLTRYEALPNRYSKREHYRLNVVSGKGLERYVERVGWLLGSRFEALGSFQPDPARESAWPLPHASGLLAGVHGSLPAGRKGSPSAYTGTRKTLSRYIRGERGLTASGYAALALNPQIANALPAFDHDEYYVRVQGVTPGERILTLDISVEENHTYLANGMVSHNTRRGAGMATISIEHPDVLDFLTAKDLDREAAEGDISTFNISILVTEKFWQTLERDGLWHVDVQEVPGKYYLEPQAGMYNGHLPTLPERAEDGARGVPLYRAAPQGRYNPADKRPGLPAKWLWDQIAQHAWATGEPGLIFVDRVNEYSALKGLGKRYEIRSTNPCVTGDTLVAVADGRGAVSFRELTEAGVDVPVYTKDGRGDVVVRWMRNPRVTGYDQPIYEVTFDDGLKVRVTRNHRFNLTDGTAREALALRPGDSVASLTQFHAKFDEVLPHMTKTRSQDYVWLTSGKGKPKGEHRLIAAFSLGRALKTGEVVHHRDYDAQNNHPGNLEVMTVEAHDDLHRTDMLGDNNPMRERWWGQLTDAEKDAYRSRMSVSTSGERNGRHSGLSHTELEEAARELARSLGRGFTNREWQTHAKERGLPQSFSDHREAELGSVNALSERVANDLGLPVLPRGVGQSRQIVHNFDLYQSALDSGYVAVRHEGNFYPIVTRACEDCRTHYEQPWSRREVSYCRPCGLKRASAAGREGARATMGRVSENTSERQVRAFNDLKFRLGRRPFKTEWEAHCREVGVPVRLHPGGLPTYAALTERASMANHRVVTVEYVGREDVYNGTVDEFHNYYIGHHTVSAEGEKPRFSYVNTRQCGEIPLTIGEPCDLGAINLAAYVKGSTFDYAAFRADVRTCVRFLDDVLDVNVFALEDNRVASQDLRRLGLGVMGLADALIKMGLRYDNEAGREAIYEIMSALREEAVAESERLGQERGVYPVYGRNAKKIPHGPRRNVAVLTVAPTGTTSMLMGVSSGIEPVFSPFIWRKIGSEYRALLAPLFVELLNQYPAPAGLEKDGGWDWDKVTEAISENHGSVVGLAFIPEALQQVFVCAHDIKPEDHVRMQGTVQRAFDDGGQHAANSLSKTINLPHEATVEDVQDAYSEAYRTGCKGITVYRDGSRQFQVLSTSKKKEKKAEETPAEAVAEVMGEKTGEVVTQPEVQSVPAPVAPAAGPVQPAARPAAPSAPVYERPARLQGITDMVKLTDPTSGHRRSFLVTVNHLGGKPVEVMVISGRAGDEANADSEALGRVVSIALQYGVPASALVKTLRGINGGLYGSYNGRLVGSKADLIAVALETFQKDMDAASLPPLAGASVDAPALAPAAPSGVSVEGLSRERCPVCEERAVIREEGCLKCQACGYSKCG
- a CDS encoding IS982 family transposase gives rise to the protein MCRPDLSLLPIPDALRRLTVWLTPQMPSKLVHPHEKISDAELVAVALLQRIHKAPYFRGWWRMLKLNHCPHYPSEVQARTRLERLTPVIEGASVEVQALDFVAVDSEPLPVCTFKRAPRCKFKGARHGFSTSGPVYGFKLHAWTTLNGKIAQYVLRPANEHDFTVGCVMNRDWPTFGGPKQIGDKGYQSGTYLTPPKSNAKRPDPRWKDEYAAARKIIESAFSVLVGSGLRWGQVKTMASLRLKVALLVLAHNLKFFDLPA